A region of Thermobifida halotolerans DNA encodes the following proteins:
- a CDS encoding PLD nuclease N-terminal domain-containing protein: MGGFAAAATQPMSDNIALVLGVVGGLAAIALLTLVIAALASVLSARTLTRGGKLLWALTVLHLPILGAVAWFVIGRQGPLNSLLGLVRSGRHEGLGSGEHVRDNLLEDRMERVFAGYQPNGREPRVDGRPRGSHPVTGGHAPTGYQHQQQVNGYHRETAVGAHARRVSPGVNGDSVPRFHDERIRIPRSRIPR; this comes from the coding sequence ATGGGGGGGTTCGCGGCAGCCGCGACGCAGCCGATGTCGGACAACATCGCCCTGGTCCTGGGAGTGGTCGGAGGCCTGGCCGCGATCGCGCTGCTCACGCTGGTCATCGCGGCACTGGCCTCCGTCCTCTCCGCGCGCACGCTCACCCGGGGCGGCAAGCTCCTGTGGGCGCTCACGGTTCTCCATCTGCCGATCCTCGGCGCCGTGGCCTGGTTCGTCATCGGCCGTCAGGGCCCCCTCAACAGTCTGCTCGGACTGGTCAGGAGTGGACGGCACGAAGGGCTCGGAAGCGGTGAGCACGTCCGCGACAACCTGCTCGAGGACCGGATGGAGCGGGTGTTCGCCGGTTACCAGCCCAACGGGAGGGAGCCGCGCGTGGACGGGCGCCCCAGAGGGTCCCACCCCGTCACCGGGGGGCACGCCCCCACCGGGTACCAGCACCAGCAGCAGGTCAACGGGTACCACCGGGAGACCGCGGTCGGCGCACACGCCAGGCGCGTCTCCCCGGGAGTGAACGGCGACTCCGTTCCGCGGTTCCATGACGAGCGGATACGGATTCCGCGTTCGCGGATTCCCCGGTGA
- a CDS encoding STAS domain-containing protein produces MSQIPVIPLGDVLLVSIQGELHDAMALSLQNDVTMAIEQHGARGVIIDISAVDMVDSFLGRVLAEIAACSRLLGADTVVVGMRPAVAITLVELGLTLPELRTARTVADAAALLGLWVPFQTPRTSTAPPEEIDGGSGTRDVS; encoded by the coding sequence GTGTCCCAGATCCCGGTCATCCCTCTCGGAGACGTCCTACTCGTCAGCATCCAGGGCGAGCTGCACGACGCGATGGCATTGAGCCTGCAGAACGACGTCACCATGGCGATCGAGCAGCACGGTGCTCGCGGGGTGATCATCGACATCTCCGCCGTCGACATGGTCGACTCCTTCCTCGGCCGTGTCCTGGCCGAGATCGCCGCCTGCTCCCGGCTGCTCGGCGCGGACACGGTGGTGGTGGGTATGCGCCCGGCCGTCGCCATCACCCTGGTGGAACTCGGCCTGACCCTGCCGGAGCTGCGCACGGCACGCACGGTCGCGGACGCCGCGGCACTGCTCGGCCTGTGGGTGCCCTTCCAGACACCGCGCACGTCAACGGCGCCACCGGAGGAGATCGACGGCGGTAGCGGAACACGGGATGTTTCATGA
- a CDS encoding aspartate kinase produces MALIVQKYGGSSVSDADAIKRVAQRIVAQKKAGYDVVVVVSAMGDTTDELLDLAEQVSPLPPGRELDMLLTSGERISMALVAMAIGNLGYEARSFTGSQAGVITTSLHGNAKIIDVTPGRIKDALSEGAICIVAGFQGVSQDSKDITTLGRGGSDTTAVALAAALNADVCEIYTDVDGVFTADPRIVPTARRIPKISYEEMLEMAASGAKILHLRCVEYARRYGIPLHVRSSFSQKSGTWVVSEVEETEGMEQPIISGVAHDRSEAKITVVGVPDRVGEAAAIFKALADAEINVDMIVQNVSAASTSRTDISFTLPANSGQTALTALKKIQDKIGFESLLYDDQIGKVSLIGAGMRSYPGVTARFFDTVAQQGINIDMISTSEIRISIVVAQDDVDAAVAAAHSEFQLDSDQVEAVVYGGTGR; encoded by the coding sequence GTGGCTTTGATCGTGCAGAAGTACGGTGGGTCGTCCGTGTCCGACGCGGACGCCATCAAGCGAGTGGCCCAGCGGATCGTCGCTCAGAAGAAGGCCGGATACGACGTGGTTGTCGTGGTCTCGGCCATGGGCGACACCACTGACGAACTCCTCGACCTCGCGGAGCAGGTGAGTCCTCTGCCGCCGGGGCGGGAGTTGGACATGCTGCTCACCTCCGGGGAGCGCATCTCGATGGCGCTCGTCGCGATGGCCATCGGAAACCTGGGCTACGAAGCCCGTTCCTTCACCGGATCGCAGGCGGGTGTCATCACCACGTCCCTGCACGGTAACGCCAAGATCATCGATGTCACCCCGGGCCGGATCAAGGACGCCCTCTCCGAGGGCGCGATCTGCATCGTCGCCGGTTTCCAGGGAGTGTCGCAGGACAGCAAGGACATCACCACCCTGGGCCGCGGAGGTTCGGACACCACGGCCGTCGCGCTCGCCGCGGCGCTCAACGCCGACGTGTGTGAGATCTACACCGACGTGGACGGGGTCTTCACCGCCGATCCGCGGATCGTGCCCACCGCCCGGCGCATCCCCAAGATCTCCTACGAGGAGATGCTGGAGATGGCCGCCTCCGGCGCCAAGATCCTGCACCTGCGCTGCGTGGAGTACGCCCGGCGGTACGGCATCCCGCTGCATGTGCGTTCGTCCTTCAGTCAGAAGTCCGGCACCTGGGTCGTTTCGGAAGTTGAGGAAACCGAAGGCATGGAACAACCGATCATTTCCGGCGTGGCGCACGACCGGAGCGAGGCCAAGATCACGGTCGTGGGTGTGCCCGACCGCGTCGGAGAGGCGGCGGCGATCTTCAAGGCCCTGGCCGATGCCGAGATCAATGTCGACATGATCGTGCAGAACGTGTCCGCGGCCTCCACCTCGCGCACCGACATCTCCTTCACCCTGCCCGCCAACTCGGGGCAGACCGCGCTCACGGCGTTGAAGAAGATCCAGGACAAGATCGGCTTCGAGTCGCTGCTGTACGACGACCAGATCGGCAAGGTCTCGCTGATCGGCGCGGGAATGCGGTCCTACCCCGGTGTCACCGCCCGGTTCTTCGACACCGTCGCTCAGCAGGGAATCAACATCGACATGATCTCCACCTCGGAGATCCGCATCTCGATCGTGGTGGCCCAGGACGACGTGGACGCGGCCGTGGCCGCCGCGCACAGTGAGTTCCAGTTGGACTCCGATCAGGTAGAGGCTGTCGTTTACGGAGGTACCGGCCGATGA
- a CDS encoding HXXEE domain-containing protein, which yields MTDGPVGESAVPAAATWGLFVAWAIHDAEELATMAHWTRRARPRLEAALPWVPAAVWDRMDFSQEHVNLSVGLVGCVVAAAAADGARTNGRSPLYQTTLAALGLHAVSHVASAVVTRGYTPGVVTAPLVAAPFSLWARRELRRAGVPTTSVRPTTALLFVPLVAAVHGTAPALLAAGRRLRRGFRRR from the coding sequence ATGACTGACGGTCCGGTCGGTGAGTCCGCGGTGCCCGCCGCCGCGACCTGGGGTCTGTTCGTGGCCTGGGCCATCCACGACGCGGAGGAGCTGGCGACCATGGCGCACTGGACCCGGCGCGCCCGGCCCCGTCTCGAGGCGGCACTTCCGTGGGTGCCCGCGGCGGTGTGGGACCGCATGGACTTCTCCCAGGAGCACGTGAACCTCTCCGTCGGCCTGGTCGGGTGCGTGGTCGCCGCGGCAGCCGCCGACGGCGCCCGCACGAACGGCCGCAGCCCCCTCTACCAGACCACACTCGCCGCCCTCGGGCTGCACGCCGTTTCCCACGTGGCTTCGGCGGTCGTGACGAGGGGGTACACGCCGGGAGTGGTGACCGCTCCGCTCGTGGCGGCGCCGTTCTCGCTGTGGGCCCGGCGGGAACTGCGCCGTGCGGGGGTTCCCACCACATCGGTCAGACCGACCACGGCCCTGCTGTTCGTGCCGCTGGTGGCCGCGGTGCACGGGACGGCCCCGGCTCTGCTCGCCGCGGGGAGGCGGCTGCGCCGAGGTTTCCGGCGGAGGTGA
- a CDS encoding STAS domain-containing protein, with translation MSEPDSAAQWSHAQRVTDLLRRRREQAAQRWAELPLFRTVFTVSRDEAVEAARAVVDALTAVAASGRANDIEAPGFDPVRAQIGRMAAARSRAGQSVSQVIGEVADLRDVVLELLEADTAQEPPERRYAATAYVTELLATLRLVTMETMLHEGQEIILRQRQQLLEVATPVIKLWDGVVALPLIGTLDSARSQVVMENLLEAIVAQQAKVALLDITGVATVDTQVAQHLMKTVASARLMGAECIISGIRPAIAQAIVQLGIDLESVITRATLADALALALHRVGLQVRSSNLEQP, from the coding sequence ATGTCGGAGCCGGACTCGGCGGCGCAGTGGTCCCACGCTCAGCGGGTGACCGACCTACTGCGGCGGCGCCGCGAACAGGCAGCGCAGCGGTGGGCGGAACTGCCGCTGTTTCGCACCGTGTTCACGGTCAGCCGGGACGAGGCGGTGGAGGCCGCGCGCGCCGTGGTGGACGCGCTCACGGCGGTGGCCGCCTCAGGACGCGCCAACGACATCGAAGCCCCGGGTTTCGATCCGGTGCGAGCCCAGATCGGACGGATGGCCGCGGCACGCTCCCGCGCCGGACAGTCGGTGAGCCAGGTCATCGGCGAGGTGGCCGACCTGAGGGACGTGGTCCTGGAACTCCTGGAGGCCGACACCGCACAGGAGCCACCGGAACGGCGGTACGCGGCCACCGCCTACGTCACCGAACTGCTGGCGACCCTGCGCCTGGTGACGATGGAGACCATGCTCCACGAGGGCCAGGAGATCATCCTGCGGCAACGCCAGCAACTGCTGGAGGTGGCCACCCCGGTGATCAAACTGTGGGACGGCGTGGTGGCCCTGCCGCTCATCGGTACGCTCGACAGCGCACGCAGCCAGGTGGTGATGGAGAACCTGCTGGAAGCGATCGTCGCCCAACAGGCCAAGGTGGCGCTGCTCGACATCACCGGTGTGGCCACGGTCGACACCCAGGTGGCCCAGCATCTGATGAAAACAGTCGCTTCGGCACGGCTGATGGGCGCCGAGTGCATCATCTCCGGCATCCGTCCGGCGATCGCGCAGGCCATCGTCCAACTCGGCATCGACCTGGAGTCCGTGATCACCCGTGCCACCCTGGCCGACGCGCTGGCGCTGGCCCTGCACCGTGTCGGTCTCCAGGTGCGGTCCTCCAATCTCGAGCAGCCCTAA
- the serS gene encoding serine--tRNA ligase: MIDLRALRDDPERLRASQRARGEDESVVDRLLDLDSRHRAALTRFESLRAEQKSVGKSVSRASADEREALLAQAKSLAADVKAAETEAEALSGDLTALLRSVPNLVEPETPAGGVDDFQVVEEIGAPREFDFAPRDHLELGELLGAIDTDRGAKVSGARFYFLTGVGTMLELGLLNLAMQRAVANGFTPMIPPVLVKPETMEGTGFLGEHSAEVYHLPADDLYLVGTSEVPLAGYHAGEILPADALPTRYVGWSPCFRREAGSYGKDTRGIIRVHQFNKVEMFVYAHPDQAHEEHLRLLAWEREMLDLLEVPYRVVDIAAGDLGTSAARKYDCEAWVPSQGRYRELTSTSNCTDFQARRLNIRYRDADGKPRFAATLNGTLATTRWIVALLENHQREDGSVAVPEALRPFVGRDVLEPVDKK; encoded by the coding sequence GTGATCGACCTTCGAGCTCTACGGGACGACCCTGAACGCCTGCGCGCGTCGCAGCGAGCCCGCGGCGAGGACGAGTCCGTCGTCGACCGGCTGCTGGACCTGGACTCGCGGCACCGCGCCGCCCTGACGCGCTTCGAGTCGCTGCGCGCCGAGCAGAAGAGCGTCGGCAAGTCCGTCTCCCGCGCGTCGGCGGACGAGCGCGAGGCGCTGCTGGCCCAGGCCAAGAGCCTGGCAGCCGACGTCAAGGCGGCCGAGACCGAGGCCGAGGCGCTCTCCGGCGACCTCACCGCGCTGCTGCGTTCCGTGCCGAACCTGGTGGAGCCAGAGACCCCCGCGGGCGGTGTCGACGACTTCCAGGTGGTCGAGGAGATCGGCGCTCCGCGCGAGTTCGACTTCGCCCCGCGCGACCACCTGGAACTGGGTGAACTGCTCGGTGCCATCGACACCGACCGCGGCGCCAAGGTGTCGGGGGCGCGGTTCTACTTCCTCACCGGTGTCGGCACGATGCTGGAACTGGGACTGCTCAACCTGGCCATGCAGCGGGCGGTCGCCAACGGCTTCACCCCGATGATCCCGCCGGTGCTGGTCAAGCCCGAGACGATGGAGGGCACCGGTTTCCTCGGCGAGCACTCCGCCGAGGTCTACCACCTGCCCGCGGACGACCTGTACCTGGTGGGCACCTCCGAGGTTCCCCTGGCCGGGTACCACGCGGGTGAGATCCTGCCCGCCGACGCGCTGCCCACCCGCTACGTGGGCTGGTCCCCGTGCTTCCGCCGCGAGGCCGGCTCCTACGGCAAGGACACGCGCGGCATCATCCGGGTGCACCAGTTCAACAAGGTCGAGATGTTCGTCTACGCCCACCCCGACCAGGCGCACGAGGAGCACCTGCGGCTGCTGGCGTGGGAACGTGAGATGCTCGACCTGCTGGAGGTGCCCTACCGGGTGGTGGACATCGCAGCGGGCGACCTGGGCACGAGCGCGGCACGCAAGTACGACTGCGAGGCGTGGGTGCCCAGCCAGGGCCGCTACCGCGAACTCACGTCCACCTCGAACTGCACGGACTTCCAGGCCCGCCGCCTGAACATCCGCTACCGCGACGCCGACGGAAAGCCGCGCTTCGCCGCCACGCTCAACGGAACGCTCGCCACCACGCGCTGGATCGTCGCGCTCCTGGAGAACCACCAGCGCGAGGACGGCTCCGTGGCGGTCCCCGAGGCGCTGCGCCCGTTCGTCGGCCGCGACGTGCTGGAGCCGGTCGACAAGAAGTGA
- a CDS encoding aspartate-semialdehyde dehydrogenase, producing MSSRLPTLAVVGATGAVGTVMLDILSTRENVWGEIRLVASARSAGKRLTVRGEEVEVQALAPEVFDGVDVAMFDVPDEVSKEWAPVAAARGAVAVDNSGAFRMDDDVPLVVPEVNAEQARNRPRGIISNPNCTTLSMIVAVGALHRAYGLTDLVVSSYQAASGAGQSGIDTLYDQIAKVAADRTLGSRAGDVRAAVGELGPFPAPLAMNVVPWAGSLKDDGWSSEELKVRNESRKILGLPELRVAATCVRVPVVTTHALAVHATFATEVDADEARRLLASSPGVVVQDDPAAGEFPTPADVVGTDPTWVGRIRRSIDDPRSLDLFLCGDNLRKGAALNTAQIAELIAEEFTG from the coding sequence ATGAGTTCCCGTCTTCCCACTCTCGCTGTCGTCGGCGCCACGGGGGCCGTGGGCACCGTCATGCTGGACATCCTCTCCACCCGCGAGAACGTGTGGGGAGAGATCCGACTGGTGGCGTCGGCCCGTTCGGCGGGCAAGCGGCTGACCGTGCGTGGTGAGGAGGTCGAGGTCCAGGCGCTCGCCCCCGAGGTTTTCGACGGGGTGGACGTGGCGATGTTCGACGTCCCCGACGAGGTGTCCAAGGAGTGGGCGCCGGTCGCGGCGGCGCGGGGCGCGGTCGCGGTCGACAACTCCGGCGCGTTCCGGATGGACGACGACGTGCCGCTGGTGGTTCCCGAGGTCAACGCCGAGCAGGCCCGCAACCGGCCGCGCGGCATCATCAGCAACCCGAACTGCACCACGCTGTCGATGATCGTGGCGGTCGGTGCGCTGCACCGGGCCTACGGGCTCACCGACCTGGTGGTCAGCTCCTACCAGGCGGCCTCGGGCGCCGGCCAGTCGGGCATCGACACCCTCTACGACCAGATCGCCAAGGTCGCCGCCGACCGCACGCTGGGCTCTCGTGCCGGTGACGTGCGGGCCGCGGTGGGTGAGCTGGGTCCGTTCCCCGCGCCGCTGGCCATGAACGTGGTGCCGTGGGCGGGGTCGCTCAAGGACGACGGCTGGTCGTCGGAGGAGCTGAAGGTCCGTAACGAGTCCCGCAAGATCCTGGGACTGCCGGAGCTGCGGGTGGCCGCCACCTGCGTGCGCGTGCCGGTGGTCACCACCCACGCGCTCGCGGTGCACGCGACCTTCGCCACGGAGGTGGACGCCGACGAGGCCCGCCGTCTGCTGGCCTCCTCCCCCGGCGTGGTCGTGCAGGACGACCCGGCCGCAGGCGAGTTCCCGACCCCGGCCGACGTGGTCGGCACCGACCCGACCTGGGTCGGACGCATCCGTCGGTCGATCGACGACCCGCGCTCGTTGGACCTGTTCCTGTGCGGGGACAACCTGCGTAAGGGCGCCGCGTTGAACACCGCCCAGATCGCCGAACTCATCGCCGAGGAGTTCACCGGCTAG
- a CDS encoding ATP-binding SpoIIE family protein phosphatase, with the protein MTNVWDIPVYDPTRIRDVRSAAEEAARRAGFGILRGASAALVATEMTTNLLRHGGGGQVLIETLPHAAGARPSEVQILAVDHGPGISDLAAAVRDGVSGASSLGAGLGTCQRTADVFDIHSVPGRGTVALAQLFRTSHDRPRHAACAGTPARVGGLHLPMAGVGLSGDAWTCWASRDVLNVVVVDGLGHGPDAAEASDAAVRRFHENPDLPPDLLLRELDAALRRTRGAAAAVVRIDTRAGRLHHAGIGNVTARLRTGDRWHHLLSRPGIVGVHRPSRIQVEHHPWDADSLLVIHSDGLPSRWEYRGDGDLARRDPATIAAVLLRDAGSPASLTRDDTTVVAVTADPS; encoded by the coding sequence ATGACCAACGTCTGGGACATCCCCGTGTACGACCCGACACGGATCAGGGATGTGCGCTCGGCGGCCGAGGAGGCCGCCAGGCGGGCGGGGTTCGGCATTCTGCGCGGCGCGTCGGCGGCCCTGGTGGCCACCGAGATGACCACCAACCTCCTCAGGCACGGGGGCGGCGGGCAGGTGCTCATCGAGACGCTGCCGCACGCGGCGGGCGCCCGCCCCAGCGAGGTGCAGATCCTGGCTGTCGACCACGGCCCCGGCATCAGTGATCTCGCCGCCGCCGTGCGGGACGGAGTCTCCGGCGCCTCCTCCCTCGGCGCCGGACTGGGAACCTGCCAGCGCACCGCGGACGTGTTCGACATCCACAGCGTGCCGGGTCGGGGAACCGTGGCTCTGGCCCAGCTCTTCCGCACCTCCCACGACCGGCCGAGACATGCAGCGTGCGCGGGCACGCCCGCCCGGGTGGGGGGACTGCACCTGCCGATGGCGGGTGTCGGGCTGTCGGGCGACGCCTGGACCTGCTGGGCCTCCCGGGACGTCCTCAACGTGGTGGTCGTCGACGGTCTGGGCCACGGACCCGATGCGGCAGAGGCCAGCGACGCGGCGGTCCGCCGGTTCCACGAGAACCCCGACCTGCCACCGGACCTGCTGCTACGGGAGTTGGACGCCGCGCTGCGCCGGACCCGGGGCGCGGCGGCGGCCGTCGTCCGCATCGACACGCGCGCCGGTCGGCTCCACCACGCGGGGATCGGCAACGTCACGGCCCGGCTCCGGACCGGGGACCGGTGGCACCACCTGCTGTCCCGGCCAGGCATCGTCGGTGTGCACCGGCCGTCCCGCATCCAGGTCGAGCACCACCCCTGGGACGCCGACAGCCTGCTGGTCATCCACAGCGACGGGTTGCCCAGCCGCTGGGAGTACCGTGGCGACGGAGATCTGGCCCGACGAGACCCGGCCACGATCGCCGCGGTACTGCTGCGTGACGCGGGCAGTCCGGCCAGCCTGACCCGCGACGACACCACCGTCGTCGCGGTGACCGCGGACCCCTCCTGA
- a CDS encoding GntR family transcriptional regulator has product MEKPGYLRVADSLREPILNGELPPGARLPSRAQLSRRYSVSDQVARCALRLLVSEGLIEGRAGSGYYVRAPSMEFLLSRTDHIPGLDPLRTERLGARTETASAAMAQRLGVRAGEPLYQTECLGYAKGTPIALHIAWEPALLTLNTGRAPGELPAFSVADRLAEAGIAVDRIEEEVSVRGLREPEARRLALRPGASTLVVQRTHFAGQRPVETSDLIVSADHCRLGYRLAPPRRDG; this is encoded by the coding sequence ATGGAGAAGCCCGGTTATCTGCGGGTCGCCGACAGCCTGCGGGAACCCATCCTCAACGGCGAACTTCCCCCGGGGGCGCGGCTGCCCTCCCGGGCCCAGTTGTCCCGCCGCTATTCGGTGAGCGACCAGGTGGCCCGCTGTGCGCTGCGTCTGCTCGTGTCCGAGGGGCTGATCGAGGGGCGGGCCGGCTCCGGATACTACGTGCGCGCACCCTCGATGGAGTTCCTGCTGTCCCGCACCGACCACATCCCCGGTCTCGACCCACTGCGGACCGAGCGGCTGGGCGCCCGTACCGAGACCGCGTCGGCCGCGATGGCGCAGCGGTTGGGGGTGCGTGCGGGTGAACCGCTGTACCAGACCGAGTGTCTGGGCTACGCGAAGGGCACGCCGATCGCGCTGCACATCGCATGGGAGCCCGCCCTGCTCACCCTCAACACGGGTCGGGCTCCGGGAGAGCTTCCCGCGTTCAGTGTCGCCGACCGTCTTGCCGAGGCCGGGATCGCCGTGGACCGGATCGAGGAGGAGGTGTCGGTGCGGGGCCTGCGCGAACCGGAGGCGCGTCGGCTCGCTCTGCGGCCGGGCGCGTCCACACTGGTGGTCCAGCGCACCCACTTCGCCGGGCAGCGCCCGGTGGAGACCTCCGATCTCATCGTCTCGGCCGACCACTGCCGTCTCGGCTACCGACTGGCTCCGCCCCGCCGAGACGGATGA
- a CDS encoding PP2C family protein-serine/threonine phosphatase, with protein sequence MDNVSVSQTFNTVEDAALARARAGQAATAVGLDRVERLAFVAKLSGHLSEALRKAGTWRLGVEVVPGPVPRLRATVRPHGAGETETVWEVTADLRPDAQPRPVEGSGKRALVAEALLDADEDIAAVVELLREERERVEWHRDELEETNRGVLALHAELDAANETQRRLLEAEQAARTAAETARNRLTFLSSASAALTDSLNHEEVLRRLTELLVPGHARAAQVWLLDSRKRLDRVIGDRDAVPEAEARRAALAAVRTRRVQHVAARPSGLDTVDDMPPENEVEDRKSEPLLAIPMIARGAIVGVLLLAAVTRLRDDDVVMLTEVARRAAIAADNALRYERERDIAETLQRAMLTDLPTRKHLRLAARYLPATSGLNVGGDWYDVFPQPDGSLIGVIGDVTGHGIQAAVMMGQLRNALRAYAIEGHRPGGLLTRLHDFLRHLEPNLFASAITAQVRPGDPTVHWASAGHLPPLLRDPDGHVHVLEPKPNAMLGMPIDQVVTDHELTLAPGATLLLYTDGLVERRASGVDPGIEQLSGILARLGPLVARDPETAADAILDEMLHDYPGEDDVCLLLCHADTSVEWDHDTDRAFGELAA encoded by the coding sequence ATGGACAACGTTTCGGTCTCGCAGACGTTCAACACCGTCGAGGACGCCGCTCTGGCCCGCGCCCGGGCCGGTCAGGCGGCGACCGCGGTCGGACTGGACCGGGTCGAACGCCTGGCCTTCGTGGCGAAGCTGTCCGGTCACCTGAGCGAGGCGCTGCGCAAGGCGGGAACATGGCGGCTGGGCGTCGAGGTGGTCCCCGGCCCCGTGCCGCGACTGCGTGCCACGGTCCGCCCGCACGGCGCCGGCGAGACGGAAACCGTCTGGGAGGTCACCGCGGACCTGCGACCGGATGCGCAGCCCCGTCCCGTCGAGGGGAGCGGGAAGCGGGCACTGGTCGCCGAGGCGCTGCTGGACGCCGACGAGGACATCGCCGCCGTGGTGGAGTTGCTCCGCGAGGAGCGGGAGCGGGTGGAGTGGCACCGCGACGAGCTGGAGGAGACCAACCGGGGAGTGCTGGCCCTGCACGCCGAACTCGATGCCGCCAACGAGACGCAGCGCCGCCTGCTGGAGGCCGAGCAGGCGGCCCGCACCGCCGCCGAGACCGCCCGCAACAGACTGACCTTCCTGTCCAGTGCCAGCGCCGCCCTGACCGACTCGCTCAACCACGAGGAGGTGCTGCGCCGCCTCACCGAACTGCTGGTGCCCGGCCACGCCCGAGCCGCCCAGGTGTGGCTGCTGGACTCCCGCAAGCGCCTGGACCGGGTCATCGGCGACCGCGACGCGGTTCCCGAGGCCGAAGCCCGGAGGGCGGCGCTCGCGGCCGTGCGCACCAGGAGGGTGCAGCACGTCGCCGCACGCCCCAGCGGGCTGGACACCGTCGACGACATGCCGCCCGAGAACGAGGTGGAGGACCGGAAGTCCGAGCCGCTGCTGGCGATTCCGATGATCGCCCGCGGCGCCATCGTGGGGGTGCTGCTCCTGGCCGCCGTCACCCGGCTCCGCGACGACGACGTGGTCATGCTGACCGAGGTGGCCCGCCGTGCGGCCATCGCCGCCGACAACGCGCTGCGCTACGAGCGGGAACGCGACATCGCCGAGACCCTGCAACGGGCCATGCTCACCGACCTTCCCACCCGGAAGCACCTGCGGCTGGCGGCCCGCTACCTGCCCGCCACCAGCGGCCTCAACGTCGGCGGCGACTGGTACGACGTCTTCCCGCAGCCCGACGGCAGCCTGATAGGAGTCATCGGCGACGTCACCGGGCACGGCATCCAGGCCGCCGTCATGATGGGGCAGTTGCGCAACGCGCTGCGTGCCTACGCGATCGAGGGGCACCGCCCCGGAGGGCTGCTCACCCGCCTGCACGACTTCCTGCGCCACCTGGAGCCGAACCTGTTCGCCAGCGCGATCACCGCCCAGGTCCGCCCCGGCGACCCCACGGTGCACTGGGCCAGCGCCGGACACCTGCCGCCGCTGCTGCGCGACCCCGACGGCCACGTGCACGTGCTGGAGCCGAAACCGAACGCCATGCTCGGCATGCCCATCGACCAGGTCGTCACCGACCACGAACTCACCCTGGCCCCCGGCGCGACCCTGCTGCTCTACACCGACGGGCTCGTGGAGCGCCGCGCCAGCGGAGTGGACCCGGGAATCGAGCAGTTGTCCGGCATCCTGGCCCGACTGGGACCGCTCGTGGCGCGCGACCCGGAGACCGCGGCCGACGCGATCCTCGACGAGATGCTGCACGACTATCCGGGTGAGGACGACGTGTGCCTGCTGCTGTGCCACGCCGACACCTCGGTGGAGTGGGACCACGACACGGACCGGGCGTTCGGCGAGTTGGCCGCGTAG
- a CDS encoding anti-sigma regulatory factor has protein sequence MSAAGGTAARLPILSDADLSLVRQRVRAKAQELGFGLVQQTKLVTAASELARNTLVHGGGGEMEMTEVTQTGRHGLRLSFIDSGPGLADVEQALTDGYTTGNGLGMGLGGARRLVHEFTIDTAPQRGTTVTIVAWASTPVDSPVVRR, from the coding sequence ATGAGCGCGGCCGGGGGTACGGCGGCACGGTTGCCGATCCTTTCCGACGCCGACCTGTCCCTGGTCCGGCAGCGCGTGAGGGCCAAGGCACAGGAACTCGGGTTCGGGCTGGTGCAGCAGACCAAGCTGGTGACCGCCGCCAGCGAACTGGCGCGTAACACTCTCGTCCACGGCGGGGGTGGGGAGATGGAGATGACCGAGGTGACACAGACCGGCAGACACGGTCTGCGGCTGAGCTTCATCGACTCCGGACCGGGGCTCGCCGATGTCGAACAGGCCCTCACCGACGGCTACACCACGGGCAACGGTCTGGGTATGGGACTGGGCGGTGCGCGTCGCCTGGTGCACGAGTTCACCATCGACACCGCTCCGCAGCGGGGGACGACCGTCACGATCGTGGCGTGGGCGTCGACGCCAGTGGACTCCCCGGTAGTGCGGAGATGA
- a CDS encoding type II toxin-antitoxin system VapB family antitoxin, translated as MVFKRVGNGRPYPDHGLSASAWTRISPSQVRLDELVTTKATLDLEHLLAKDSTFFGDLFPHVVRWRGELYLEDGLHRALRAALQQRDVVAARVYDPSWFPELS; from the coding sequence ATGGTCTTCAAGCGGGTCGGCAACGGCCGTCCTTATCCTGATCACGGCCTCTCCGCGAGTGCGTGGACGCGTATCTCGCCGAGTCAGGTCCGACTGGATGAGCTGGTGACCACCAAGGCCACCCTGGATCTGGAGCATCTGCTCGCCAAGGACTCCACCTTCTTCGGGGACCTGTTCCCCCACGTGGTGCGCTGGAGGGGCGAACTCTACCTGGAGGACGGTCTGCACCGGGCGCTGCGCGCCGCCCTGCAGCAGCGCGACGTGGTGGCCGCCCGCGTCTACGATCCCTCCTGGTTTCCCGAGCTGAGTTGA